The proteins below are encoded in one region of Clostridium estertheticum:
- a CDS encoding TIM-barrel domain-containing protein produces MNVSNKIEKVDNKGEYIDIVTDGGKFRIMFLKSDIVRIRCTFDKEFSKEASYALVMTAWEDKMDSVMSEERKRIKPYISKFEEFDEYICLKTDLLKVNINKEPFGIEIFNNEGRLLHSDLKEKSYVKDDYGRLSHYSCIDDNDSFYGFGEKTGYINKSKRRMRMNNVDTLGYDSELTDPLYKHIPFYIKLNKATKIACGLFYNNSYSSVFDMGCERSGYWDKYSYFATEGGELDLFFMYGPDIKDVVGHYTDLTGKTALPPLYSLGYFGSTMFYTELQNDCDKAILDFIDKTKKEDIPCDGFFLSSGYTTGNDGKRHVFNWNNNRFPCPEKFVNKMKKRGADISPNVKPGMLISNPLYEEFKSAKAYIMDENGKEPHKDRFWGGKASFVDFTNPKGRELWKKHLKQSFIDKGIVCIWNDNNEYEINNSKALCEFEGGKITINAIRPLMPNLMAMAAKQALKESCPDVRPYITNRAGFAGIQRYAQTWAGDNSTSWHSLKFNIPVILGMGLSGVANQGCDIGGFYGPAPEPELYVRWVQHGIFQPRFSIHSCNTDNTVTEPWMYPSYTKYIRDAIKLRYNLAPYLYSLLFEASTEGSPIMRPLFYEFQNDTNTYDESFDFMYGKSMLVASIYDKGITLRKIYLPKGCMWYDWYTKKMYEGGQTIEIETSIDKIPLFFRSGSIIPLAEDIMNLHLQNIDSLNILVEPWQDCEFTLYEDDGTSNKYLKGEYLKTCIKVKSDEHGDVEIDFNKEGSYVTKVKNLNLSVICRELAPVNIAVDNKNIIFYLDRGNFESSQEGWYFDNEQKTVRIKYNNHLENYKVSISYAVKDLISI; encoded by the coding sequence ATGAATGTTAGTAATAAAATAGAAAAGGTTGATAACAAAGGTGAATATATTGATATTGTTACTGATGGAGGAAAATTCAGAATAATGTTTTTAAAAAGTGATATAGTTCGAATAAGATGTACCTTTGACAAGGAGTTTTCAAAAGAGGCTTCTTATGCATTAGTTATGACAGCATGGGAAGATAAAATGGATTCTGTAATGTCCGAAGAAAGAAAAAGAATAAAACCTTATATATCAAAATTTGAAGAATTTGATGAATATATTTGTTTGAAAACAGATTTACTAAAGGTAAATATAAATAAGGAACCTTTTGGAATAGAAATATTTAATAATGAAGGTAGATTGTTACATTCTGATTTAAAAGAAAAATCTTATGTAAAAGATGATTATGGAAGATTAAGTCATTATTCTTGTATAGATGACAATGATTCTTTTTATGGGTTTGGTGAAAAGACTGGCTATATAAATAAATCCAAAAGACGAATGAGAATGAATAATGTGGATACTTTGGGCTATGATTCAGAGCTGACAGATCCACTTTATAAACATATACCATTTTACATAAAGCTTAATAAAGCTACTAAAATTGCATGTGGATTATTTTACAATAACTCTTATTCATCTGTTTTTGATATGGGATGCGAAAGAAGTGGTTACTGGGATAAATATAGCTATTTTGCTACTGAAGGTGGCGAGTTAGATCTATTTTTCATGTATGGACCAGATATTAAAGATGTGGTAGGTCATTATACAGATCTAACAGGCAAAACTGCCTTACCCCCACTCTATTCCTTAGGATATTTTGGTTCTACTATGTTTTATACAGAGTTACAAAATGATTGTGACAAAGCAATTTTAGATTTTATTGATAAAACAAAAAAAGAGGATATTCCCTGTGATGGATTTTTTCTATCTTCAGGTTATACTACAGGAAATGACGGAAAAAGGCATGTATTTAATTGGAATAATAATCGATTCCCTTGTCCTGAAAAATTTGTAAATAAGATGAAGAAAAGGGGAGCAGATATTTCGCCGAATGTTAAACCGGGCATGCTTATATCTAACCCTTTATATGAAGAGTTTAAATCTGCAAAAGCTTATATCATGGATGAAAATGGGAAAGAGCCTCATAAAGACAGATTTTGGGGTGGGAAAGCTTCTTTTGTAGATTTTACTAATCCAAAGGGAAGAGAATTATGGAAAAAGCATCTCAAGCAATCATTTATAGATAAGGGCATCGTCTGTATTTGGAATGATAATAATGAATATGAAATAAATAACTCTAAAGCTTTATGTGAATTCGAGGGTGGGAAAATTACTATAAATGCTATAAGACCATTAATGCCTAATTTAATGGCAATGGCTGCAAAGCAAGCACTTAAGGAAAGTTGTCCGGATGTAAGACCTTATATTACAAATAGAGCTGGTTTTGCAGGGATCCAAAGATACGCTCAAACATGGGCTGGTGACAATAGTACAAGTTGGCATAGTTTGAAATTTAACATACCAGTAATACTCGGAATGGGTTTATCAGGAGTTGCAAATCAAGGTTGTGACATTGGTGGATTTTATGGACCAGCTCCAGAACCAGAATTATATGTACGGTGGGTTCAACATGGAATATTCCAACCAAGGTTTTCAATACATTCTTGTAATACAGATAATACAGTAACAGAACCTTGGATGTATCCTTCTTACACAAAATATATAAGGGATGCAATAAAATTAAGGTATAATTTAGCACCTTATTTATACTCTTTACTATTTGAAGCTTCTACAGAGGGGTCACCAATAATGAGGCCATTGTTTTATGAATTTCAAAATGATACAAATACTTATGATGAGAGCTTTGATTTTATGTATGGTAAATCAATGTTAGTCGCAAGTATTTATGACAAGGGAATAACCTTAAGAAAGATTTATTTGCCAAAAGGGTGCATGTGGTACGATTGGTACACTAAAAAAATGTATGAAGGTGGGCAAACAATTGAAATTGAAACTTCTATTGATAAAATACCATTATTCTTTAGAAGTGGCTCTATAATACCACTTGCAGAAGATATAATGAATTTGCATTTGCAAAACATTGATAGTTTAAATATATTAGTAGAACCTTGGCAAGATTGTGAATTCACATTATATGAAGATGATGGTACCTCTAATAAATATCTTAAGGGTGAATATTTGAAAACTTGCATCAAAGTAAAAAGTGATGAACATGGAGATGTAGAAATTGATTTTAATAAAGAAGGATCCTATGTTACAAAGGTTAAAAACTTAAATCTAAGTGTAATATGTAGAGAACTAGCCCCAGTTAATATAGCTGTAGATAACAAAAATATTATATTTTACTTAGATAGAGGAAACTTTGAAAGCAGTCAAGAGGGTTGGTATTTTGATAATGAACAAAAAACAGTGAGAATAAAGTATAACAACCATTTAGAAAATTACAAGGTAAGCATTAGTTATGCTGTAAAAGATCTAATTTCAATATAA
- a CDS encoding MFS transporter — translation MKNSRNNIYIVDFLMSFITVFGVVMFLPMFPHIQEVFGVSVSQISWIPNVAFLTMIIFAILVSKIINRVGIKKLLLISLILWITGIVLEIVALSNLHFYVFVIGRFVEGIGEAFMFPLLLSMNKFELKTLGSEKIGLSLIEFGAALGGLISGIISGNFINNPIQFLIIPICFAIIVGVFIIIQLKPVVLIDTDTESQNKKVKESNKAYISLVLMIFIIQTIFSSIQVYLAYYMDAISSPNLTGFVISIEQILLAIGTIAPIVILKKISLRTTRNIIFLIFVFGTIILGLQISIYLSILGFGIMAFSIGVGFTISNICVTKVISTKVSQKLSIYTAIRNAGGFVLSFIWGNMIASYHESGQSYGEIFRHLYIFEGIIVIGIFIIIIFMQKGEVMFKPEFVQKEL, via the coding sequence ATGAAAAATAGTAGAAATAATATCTATATAGTGGATTTTCTAATGTCTTTTATTACAGTGTTTGGTGTAGTAATGTTTTTACCTATGTTTCCACATATACAAGAAGTATTTGGGGTGAGCGTTTCACAAATTTCTTGGATACCAAATGTGGCATTTTTAACAATGATAATATTTGCTATACTCGTGAGTAAAATTATAAATAGAGTAGGGATTAAAAAATTGCTCCTAATAAGTTTAATATTGTGGATTACAGGAATAGTACTTGAAATTGTTGCACTTAGTAATTTGCATTTTTATGTTTTTGTAATAGGAAGGTTTGTGGAAGGAATTGGAGAAGCCTTTATGTTTCCATTACTTTTATCCATGAACAAGTTTGAATTAAAAACTTTGGGGAGTGAAAAGATTGGTCTTAGTCTTATTGAGTTTGGGGCAGCGCTTGGGGGTTTAATTTCTGGAATAATATCTGGAAATTTTATTAATAATCCTATACAATTTCTTATAATTCCAATTTGTTTTGCAATTATAGTAGGAGTTTTTATCATAATTCAATTAAAACCTGTAGTTTTGATTGATACAGATACGGAGAGTCAAAATAAAAAAGTAAAGGAGAGTAATAAAGCATACATAAGCTTAGTGCTTATGATTTTTATTATTCAAACAATATTTTCATCAATTCAAGTTTATTTGGCGTATTATATGGATGCTATTTCATCACCCAATTTGACCGGTTTTGTGATTTCAATTGAGCAAATTTTATTAGCTATAGGCACAATTGCGCCTATAGTAATCCTTAAAAAGATATCATTAAGAACAACTAGAAATATTATTTTTTTAATTTTTGTCTTTGGGACTATTATATTGGGTTTGCAAATATCTATTTATTTATCCATATTAGGATTTGGAATAATGGCATTCTCTATAGGTGTAGGTTTTACAATCTCGAATATTTGTGTTACTAAAGTTATTAGCACAAAAGTATCACAAAAGCTTTCAATATATACTGCTATAAGGAATGCTGGGGGATTTGTGCTTTCTTTTATATGGGGAAATATGATAGCTAGTTACCATGAATCAGGACAAAGTTATGGAGAGATTTTTAGACACTTATATATATTTGAAGGGATAATAGTAATAGGTATTTTTATAATAATAATTTTTATGCAAAAGGGAGAAGTAATGTTCAAACCTGAATTTGTACAAAAGGAATTATAG
- a CDS encoding ABC transporter permease — MGTSILLALSITLMYSAPLMFAGLGGVISENAGVVNIGIEGMMTIGAFAGATVGYFTASPWLGFLAGGIAGGLLALIHAVACISFRADQTISGVAINFLGPGIALFLGRKLFEGSTMTKPVPNLMPTLFGDYATNSSNLLLKTLNVRLTIPIVFIFVFIMWFVLYKTSFGLRIRSVGENPAAADTLGINVNKVKYLSVFTSGVLSGFGGAAMTLAVVNCFTQSTISGQGFIALAAVIFGKWKPQGTMAACLLFGFAQALVVILGGSTSIIQIPPSILSMLPYVLTLIILVVFVGNSTAPKADGIPYYKGK, encoded by the coding sequence ATGGGCACTAGTATATTGTTAGCATTAAGTATTACGCTTATGTACTCTGCACCGTTAATGTTCGCTGGTCTTGGAGGGGTAATATCCGAGAATGCTGGCGTAGTAAATATCGGTATTGAGGGGATGATGACAATTGGAGCATTTGCAGGAGCTACGGTGGGTTATTTCACTGCGAGTCCATGGCTTGGTTTTTTGGCTGGAGGAATAGCAGGAGGACTGCTTGCTTTAATACATGCGGTTGCTTGTATCTCTTTTAGGGCAGATCAAACTATATCAGGTGTTGCTATTAACTTCCTTGGACCAGGAATTGCACTATTTCTTGGAAGAAAATTATTTGAGGGAAGTACAATGACAAAACCAGTTCCGAATCTAATGCCAACTTTATTTGGTGATTATGCAACGAACTCATCAAACTTACTATTAAAAACATTAAATGTGAGACTTACCATACCTATAGTTTTCATTTTTGTTTTTATTATGTGGTTTGTGTTATATAAGACAAGCTTCGGACTTCGAATTAGATCAGTGGGTGAAAATCCAGCCGCTGCAGATACTCTTGGAATAAATGTAAATAAAGTGAAGTACTTGTCTGTATTTACATCGGGAGTTCTTTCTGGATTTGGAGGAGCTGCAATGACTTTGGCTGTGGTTAACTGTTTTACACAATCTACTATATCAGGGCAAGGCTTTATAGCTCTTGCCGCAGTTATTTTTGGAAAGTGGAAACCACAAGGCACAATGGCTGCATGTCTTCTCTTTGGATTTGCTCAGGCTTTGGTTGTAATCCTTGGTGGAAGTACATCGATAATTCAGATTCCACCATCAATCCTATCAATGCTACCTTATGTTTTAACCTTGATTATATTAGTCGTTTTTGTTGGGAACTCCACAGCTCCTAAGGCTGATGGTATACCCTATTATAAGGGTAAATAA
- a CDS encoding TIM-barrel domain-containing protein: protein MLLKHFLSIEKVENGYYVKGDTADIKIIFMTDDIIRVRVSFDKKWQEESYTLVMTAWKDRLDYLFPEERKQIKALDIPFEETEKEITFYTKTLKFVMYKSPLHFCIYKLNGVKLYSDVPERAFECDHLGRISHYNEIDFKNDHFYGFGEKTGYLDKIGKRMRMTPKDAIGHDPEFGDPLYKHIPFYLKLNNNNRHTIGLFYHNSYDSVFDMGNEISGYWHRYSYYQADGGDIDLFFINGPSVEQVLDNYTKLTGKQAMPPKQSLGYTASTMYYAELEKDCDKEIYEVIQKYFDEEMYIDNFKLASGYSSGEKDNLRYTFNWNRKRFPNPKDFFRKMNELGINVIPNLKPGILPNHPYKDEFEKNDVFVKSPDGKEDYVGRWWGGAGRFIDFTNPSGREIWKNLLKETILSKGATTVWNDNCEYDGVEDRNAICDFDGKKGTMAQLKIIHSNLMAYVGTQAISELYPNRRPYIINRAGFAGIQRYAQTWAGDNLTDWRTLKFNIATIVGMGLSGVANTGCDIGGFAGGAPEGELLLRWIQNGIFQPRFCINSANNDNTVTQPFMYEENNEFVRNAYSQRYRMLPYLYSLMYEAHITGKPLMRPLFMEFQDDINCYEDQYMTFMFGPSVLVANVLEKGAESRKIYLPEGCTWYDMNQNMAEYKGGQVIEIPVTLNSIPMFLRGNGIFITNEDVKHIVTDKMKSLDILIGGESEGSFHFYDDDGISNDFKKGVYEYTEISVNGEARKLISFKTTGRYESGISNLKIKLINKEKGAYWVSVENERIPRFLNKRSWEKTEQGWYYELSDKTVLVKCKKPTKKEFDIIVSCEKFDLIGMAD from the coding sequence ATGTTATTAAAACACTTTTTATCTATAGAAAAAGTTGAGAATGGCTACTATGTGAAAGGTGATACGGCAGATATTAAGATAATTTTTATGACAGATGATATTATACGAGTCCGAGTATCATTTGATAAAAAGTGGCAGGAGGAGTCTTATACACTAGTTATGACAGCTTGGAAAGATCGTTTAGATTACTTGTTTCCAGAAGAGCGTAAACAAATAAAGGCGTTAGATATTCCTTTTGAAGAAACAGAAAAAGAAATTACATTTTATACAAAAACGTTGAAATTTGTAATGTATAAATCGCCACTACATTTTTGCATATATAAATTAAATGGAGTGAAGCTATATAGTGATGTTCCAGAGAGAGCTTTTGAGTGTGATCATCTAGGACGAATTTCCCATTATAATGAGATAGACTTCAAAAATGATCATTTTTATGGGTTCGGTGAAAAAACAGGATATTTAGATAAAATTGGTAAAAGGATGCGTATGACACCTAAGGATGCAATTGGCCATGATCCAGAATTTGGGGATCCTTTATATAAGCATATCCCATTTTATCTAAAGTTAAACAATAATAACCGTCATACTATAGGATTATTTTATCATAATTCCTATGATTCGGTATTTGATATGGGGAATGAAATTAGTGGTTATTGGCATCGATATAGTTACTATCAGGCTGATGGAGGAGATATTGATTTATTTTTTATTAATGGACCATCAGTTGAACAAGTTTTAGACAATTATACAAAGTTAACAGGAAAGCAGGCAATGCCTCCAAAACAAAGCTTAGGGTATACAGCTTCTACTATGTATTATGCTGAACTTGAGAAAGATTGTGACAAGGAAATATATGAAGTCATTCAGAAATATTTTGATGAAGAGATGTATATAGATAACTTTAAGTTGGCATCTGGTTATTCTTCTGGAGAAAAAGACAATCTAAGATATACTTTTAATTGGAATAGAAAGCGATTTCCTAATCCTAAGGATTTTTTTCGGAAAATGAATGAACTAGGTATTAATGTGATACCTAATTTAAAACCAGGTATTTTACCTAATCATCCTTACAAAGACGAATTTGAAAAAAATGATGTATTTGTTAAAAGTCCAGATGGAAAAGAAGATTATGTTGGTCGTTGGTGGGGAGGTGCTGGAAGATTTATAGATTTTACTAATCCTTCCGGCAGAGAAATATGGAAAAACTTGCTTAAAGAAACTATTTTAAGTAAAGGAGCTACAACTGTGTGGAATGACAATTGTGAATATGATGGTGTAGAAGATCGTAATGCTATATGTGATTTCGATGGAAAAAAAGGCACAATGGCTCAGCTGAAAATTATACATTCAAATTTGATGGCTTACGTTGGAACACAAGCTATTTCTGAACTTTATCCAAATCGTCGTCCATATATTATCAACCGCGCTGGATTTGCAGGAATTCAGAGATATGCACAGACATGGGCAGGAGATAACTTGACGGATTGGCGTACATTAAAATTTAATATAGCAACTATTGTTGGAATGGGATTGTCTGGAGTGGCAAATACAGGCTGTGACATAGGAGGTTTTGCTGGAGGTGCTCCAGAGGGAGAACTCTTGCTACGATGGATACAAAATGGTATATTCCAGCCAAGATTTTGTATTAATTCAGCCAACAATGATAATACTGTTACTCAACCATTTATGTATGAAGAAAATAATGAATTTGTGCGTAATGCATATAGCCAGCGTTATAGGATGTTACCATACCTGTATTCTTTGATGTACGAAGCTCATATTACTGGTAAACCACTAATGCGTCCACTGTTTATGGAGTTCCAGGATGATATTAATTGCTATGAAGATCAATATATGACTTTTATGTTTGGACCATCAGTTCTAGTAGCAAATGTGTTGGAAAAGGGAGCGGAATCAAGAAAGATTTATTTACCAGAAGGTTGTACTTGGTATGATATGAATCAAAATATGGCTGAATATAAAGGAGGACAAGTAATAGAAATTCCGGTTACACTTAATAGTATTCCTATGTTCCTAAGAGGTAATGGAATTTTTATAACAAATGAAGATGTAAAACATATTGTTACTGATAAAATGAAGAGTTTAGATATTTTAATTGGTGGAGAATCAGAAGGAAGTTTCCATTTTTATGATGATGATGGTATAAGTAATGATTTTAAAAAAGGTGTATATGAATATACAGAAATTAGTGTAAATGGTGAGGCACGCAAACTAATTTCTTTTAAAACAACAGGAAGATATGAAAGTGGCATATCTAATCTTAAAATTAAATTAATAAATAAAGAGAAAGGTGCATATTGGGTTTCGGTGGAAAATGAAAGAATACCACGTTTTCTTAATAAGAGGTCATGGGAAAAAACAGAACAAGGATGGTATTATGAGTTGTCAGACAAGACAGTTTTAGTAAAATGCAAGAAACCAACAAAAAAGGAATTTGATATTATAGTTTCTTGTGAAAAGTTTGATTTAATTGGTATGGCAGATTAG
- a CDS encoding MFS transporter: MSKKTKKITIGVGLGYGLVDAMGGGAFTIIGAFLLFFYITFAGLSPLQAASIIAIARIVDAIVSLSIGSITDNFYKTKLGQKFGRRRFFLLIGVPLMAVYATLWVTGMGYLYYLISYLLFEMIAAMILIPYETLPSEMTKDFNERTVLSTGRMFISATSTFFATFVPGQLIKHFGQNNAYAYFFNGCIFAVVYAMCIFITYKVTWEREPSPEMKKELLIKTREHKSFKQHLETVVHIFNDYISTFKIRSFRKHLAIYILSFTAKDVFNATFIFFCVYDLKVTATLAANLLSLSIVGIPVTILAGFLMIKVGPSNLFKIAYSTMIVCLLGFYAVYLLDPGSKIAILFIISIVYQIGVCVLIFTPWNVFPFIPDVDEMVFKKRREGLFAAVMTFTRKSSVAVATLIVGFILEYGGFVKGQATQTPQVMHVIAYTMVIGSIVLLVMALLITFTFKLNKQTHIILTKEIERLKNNGSKLDVDPKTKEVVEDLTGYKYEDVWKEIS; encoded by the coding sequence ATGTCTAAAAAAACTAAAAAAATTACAATAGGTGTAGGTCTTGGTTATGGGTTAGTTGATGCTATGGGCGGAGGAGCATTTACAATTATCGGAGCTTTCTTACTCTTTTTCTATATAACTTTCGCCGGATTATCGCCACTACAAGCAGCTTCTATTATTGCTATTGCTCGTATTGTTGATGCAATTGTTAGTTTAAGTATTGGAAGTATAACAGATAACTTTTATAAAACAAAATTAGGTCAAAAGTTTGGACGTCGTCGTTTCTTTTTATTGATTGGAGTACCTTTAATGGCAGTTTATGCAACTCTATGGGTAACAGGTATGGGTTACTTATATTATCTAATCTCTTATTTATTATTTGAAATGATTGCTGCTATGATATTAATTCCATATGAAACATTGCCCTCAGAGATGACAAAGGATTTCAATGAAAGAACTGTACTTTCTACAGGTAGAATGTTTATTTCAGCTACAAGTACATTCTTTGCTACTTTTGTTCCGGGTCAATTAATTAAACATTTTGGTCAAAACAATGCATATGCATATTTTTTTAATGGATGTATATTTGCTGTAGTATATGCTATGTGTATATTTATAACATATAAGGTTACTTGGGAAAGAGAACCTTCACCTGAAATGAAAAAGGAATTATTAATTAAAACACGTGAACACAAAAGTTTTAAACAGCACCTCGAAACAGTTGTTCATATATTTAATGATTATATATCTACATTTAAGATCAGGAGTTTTAGAAAACATTTAGCTATTTATATATTATCATTTACTGCTAAAGATGTATTTAATGCTACCTTCATATTTTTCTGTGTTTACGATTTAAAAGTTACAGCTACTCTCGCTGCCAATTTGCTTTCACTTAGTATTGTTGGTATACCTGTGACTATACTTGCAGGATTTTTGATGATTAAGGTAGGTCCTTCTAATTTATTTAAGATAGCTTACTCTACAATGATTGTATGTTTACTCGGCTTTTATGCTGTATATTTACTTGATCCAGGATCTAAGATTGCTATTTTATTTATAATTTCTATTGTATATCAAATAGGCGTATGTGTATTAATATTTACACCATGGAATGTATTTCCATTTATTCCGGATGTAGATGAAATGGTTTTCAAAAAAAGAAGAGAGGGACTTTTCGCAGCAGTTATGACTTTCACTAGAAAGAGTAGTGTAGCAGTAGCTACACTTATTGTTGGATTTATATTGGAGTATGGAGGATTTGTTAAAGGTCAAGCAACTCAAACACCTCAAGTAATGCACGTTATTGCATATACTATGGTTATTGGATCTATTGTGTTACTTGTAATGGCGCTACTTATAACCTTTACTTTTAAATTAAATAAGCAAACACATATCATATTAACAAAAGAAATCGAACGATTGAAAAATAATGGTTCAAAACTTGATGTTGATCCGAAAACAAAAGAAGTTGTTGAAGACCTTACTGGATATAAGTATGAAGATGTTTGGAAAGAAATAAGTTAG
- a CDS encoding LacI family DNA-binding transcriptional regulator produces the protein MSYTMYDLARDAGVSVATVSRVINKNGSVKEDTKQRILEIIKDKGYIPNAYARGMNNISMKTIGVIIADIVNPFFAEVVKGIEVTCQKNGYKLILCSTANNADTEKKEIEMLVEKFVDGFIIVGSRPSNDNNASFLINLSNTHPIVLVNSFIKGGQKMFSILVDEGKAVYDTLSYFNPGNNLNTYILGDPTWKTTTVKINAFKLFFEKHNLDFSNNNIINCSHSYCGGKSAAKDLFERNLPYPYIVICSSDTIAIGALREFLKYGVKVPEQVSIMGFSNIEVSSLTTPSLSTIDQNLFELGQKSGHLFIDILHGKYPINKKTYSEYQLIIRESTLPKDV, from the coding sequence ATGAGTTACACTATGTATGACTTAGCAAGGGATGCCGGAGTATCAGTGGCTACCGTATCTCGCGTTATAAATAAAAATGGTTCAGTTAAAGAGGACACCAAACAAAGAATTCTAGAAATAATAAAAGATAAAGGATATATTCCAAATGCATACGCCAGAGGAATGAATAATATTAGTATGAAAACTATCGGTGTAATAATCGCAGATATAGTAAATCCCTTTTTTGCAGAGGTTGTTAAAGGTATTGAAGTTACCTGTCAAAAAAACGGTTATAAACTTATACTATGCTCTACAGCAAATAATGCAGATACTGAGAAAAAAGAAATAGAAATGCTTGTTGAAAAATTTGTGGATGGTTTTATTATAGTAGGAAGCAGACCCTCTAACGATAATAATGCTAGTTTCCTAATAAACTTAAGCAACACTCACCCAATTGTATTAGTTAATAGCTTTATAAAGGGAGGTCAAAAGATGTTCTCAATCTTAGTTGATGAAGGTAAGGCTGTCTATGATACTCTATCCTACTTTAATCCTGGAAATAATCTTAATACATATATTCTGGGAGATCCCACTTGGAAAACTACAACTGTAAAAATAAATGCATTCAAACTTTTTTTTGAAAAACACAATTTAGATTTTTCAAATAATAATATTATTAATTGTAGTCATAGTTATTGTGGAGGGAAATCTGCTGCAAAAGATCTCTTTGAAAGAAATTTACCATATCCCTATATTGTTATATGTTCTTCTGATACTATCGCTATTGGTGCTTTAAGGGAATTCTTGAAATATGGTGTGAAAGTACCTGAGCAAGTATCTATTATGGGTTTTAGTAATATTGAAGTTTCTTCGCTCACTACGCCCTCTTTAAGTACAATAGACCAAAATCTGTTTGAACTCGGACAAAAATCTGGCCACCTATTCATTGACATATTACACGGAAAATATCCGATAAACAAAAAAACTTACTCAGAGTATCAACTGATAATAAGGGAGTCTACCCTTCCTAAGGATGTTTAG
- a CDS encoding ABC transporter permease, with translation MKYKIAQLLNKAVTKIILAIILGFIVGAIVLAFAGYNPFDCYSMMVTSIFSSPLNMVQVMILTMPNILTGLSVAFAFKTGLFNIGAEGQYLVGAMAAVIIGSKLNLPPGINIIVIMLVAILAAGLYGAFAGLLKAKFGIHEVITTIMLNWIALYFNNYLISVPGIGIKNTQYSVAINHNAWTNLLVNWKETPHGQAFLASHQTLSTILLATDINYGIIIAIAVAILIWFVLYKTTFGYQVRAVGLNKDAAEFAGIGVKKNIIMTMFIAGGLAGLAGALQMAGSLPHALVTLASAPGYGFNGITVALMANSSPVGCIFTALLLSGLQFGGSTIQMNLGAPSEVVNIMIGVIVFFVAVASMFTMISEKMKKRRVKNGH, from the coding sequence ATGAAATATAAAATTGCTCAATTGCTAAATAAGGCGGTCACCAAAATAATTCTTGCTATAATACTTGGTTTTATAGTGGGAGCCATTGTACTCGCCTTTGCTGGTTATAATCCATTTGATTGTTATTCTATGATGGTTACAAGTATTTTCTCAAGTCCACTCAATATGGTTCAGGTTATGATTTTGACAATGCCAAATATTCTAACAGGCCTTAGTGTTGCTTTTGCATTTAAGACAGGACTTTTCAATATCGGAGCTGAGGGTCAATACCTTGTGGGAGCAATGGCAGCTGTTATAATTGGTAGCAAACTCAACTTGCCACCAGGTATAAATATAATCGTAATAATGCTTGTTGCTATTCTTGCTGCTGGGTTGTACGGAGCTTTTGCTGGACTTCTTAAAGCAAAGTTTGGTATTCATGAGGTTATAACAACGATTATGTTAAACTGGATAGCATTATACTTTAATAATTATCTAATATCAGTACCAGGAATCGGAATAAAAAATACACAATATTCTGTTGCTATTAATCATAATGCCTGGACCAACTTACTTGTGAATTGGAAAGAAACACCACATGGTCAGGCTTTTCTAGCAAGTCATCAGACATTATCTACAATATTACTTGCAACTGACATAAATTATGGAATTATTATAGCTATAGCTGTTGCCATACTTATATGGTTCGTATTGTATAAAACAACATTTGGATACCAGGTTAGAGCTGTAGGACTTAATAAAGATGCAGCTGAATTTGCTGGAATTGGTGTTAAGAAAAATATTATTATGACTATGTTCATTGCTGGTGGGCTTGCAGGACTTGCAGGTGCATTACAAATGGCAGGTTCGCTTCCTCATGCACTAGTAACTCTCGCATCTGCACCAGGCTATGGATTCAATGGCATAACTGTTGCACTTATGGCTAATAGTTCACCTGTGGGATGTATATTTACGGCACTTCTTTTGTCTGGGCTTCAGTTTGGTGGAAGCACAATACAGATGAACCTTGGTGCACCGTCAGAGGTAGTTAATATAATGATTGGTGTTATTGTGTTCTTTGTTGCAGTAGCCTCTATGTTTACTATGATATCCGAAAAGATGAAGAAGAGGAGGGTGAAAAATGGGCACTAG